The genomic segment TACCGCTCCACCCGACAGGTGGCCTTAACCGAATCTGGCGGTATCTATTATGATTACTGCAGCAAGATCATTGAACAAATAGACGAGGCAGAGAGTGCGATAAGCCAGCTCCAGCAGAACCCCATGGGCTTACTACGCGTCACGGCTCCTCATGCCTATGGAGAGCAGGTCGTCTCACCACTTCTCAATCAATTTGTAATGCAATATCCAGAACTCAAACTCTGGCTACAGCTTTCTAACCAGGTCATCGATCTGGTCCAGGAGGGCATTGATCTTGGTATTAGAATTGGCAACCTGACTGACTCCAGCATGATTGCGCGTCGTCTGACCGAACGCTCCTTGCACCTGGTTGCCACTCCTGACTACCTGGCTAAATTTACAAAGCCAAACTCTATTAGAGAGTTGGTGAATCACAGCTGCCTGGCACGGTTTAATCAGGCATGGAGCCTGAAAATTGATGGCAAAGAGCAAAGCTATAAGCCAAAAGGAAAGCTTAGTAGTGATAGTGCTCAGGCACTTCTTAATGCTTGCCTGGAAGGACTTGGCATCGCTCAACTTCCGAACTACTATCTTGACAGTTACCTGGCATCAGGAGAGTTGATCCCATTACTTGAGGCACACCAGCCTGATCCTGAAGGTATCTGGGCAATCTACCCTCATAACCGCCAGCTATCACCC from the Dongshaea marina genome contains:
- a CDS encoding LysR substrate-binding domain-containing protein: MKQFQGLYEFVSVAEKLSFKLAAEALGVSPAQVSRQISTLEQRLGVKLLYRSTRQVALTESGGIYYDYCSKIIEQIDEAESAISQLQQNPMGLLRVTAPHAYGEQVVSPLLNQFVMQYPELKLWLQLSNQVIDLVQEGIDLGIRIGNLTDSSMIARRLTERSLHLVATPDYLAKFTKPNSIRELVNHSCLARFNQAWSLKIDGKEQSYKPKGKLSSDSAQALLNACLEGLGIAQLPNYYLDSYLASGELIPLLEAHQPDPEGIWAIYPHNRQLSPKVKCAVDFLQERIQGTIDK